Part of the Antechinus flavipes isolate AdamAnt ecotype Samford, QLD, Australia chromosome 2, AdamAnt_v2, whole genome shotgun sequence genome is shown below.
cctaAACAATATATTCTCTTGGGAGGAAGAATGTGGATGGTTTGGTACCATCCTAGAGATGGAGAAACACTTAAAAGGTCGAATTCTCTAACTGTGCACTTTGGGTCAAGAATGTCTTATAGAACCCATAGATACAGTGACTAGAACACTGCATTTGGAATCAGACTTTGAGTCTCATCTTTTTACAAGAAAGCCCTTACACTCAATTGCTTTTACTTCCCAGCAAGTTTTGTGAAGTTTAAATGGGATAATATACATAAAGTGTATTTCAAATCTCAAGAAATTCTgtgtaaatgtcaattattacaACAATgacttcttttcctccccttcttctccctccttctcctcttcctcctaaaATGCTTGGAGCTTAATTCAAGGTGACTATGACTTCTTGAGGTTCTCGCCTTTCAAGGGTGTGTTGAAGCAAGATTttgaaatgatcaattctgatggatggctcttttcaacaatgagatgattcaggacagttccaatggtcttgtgataaagagagccatctatacccagagagagaatactgtgggaactgaatgtggatcacaacataatattttcaccctttttgttgttgttcttttgcattttgttttctttctcattttttcctttttgatctgatttttcttgtgcagcatgatatttgtggaaatatgtatagaagaattgtacatgtttaccatggattatttgccatctaggagagagggtgggggaaaggagggaacaaatttagaacacaaggtttgtaaggatgaatgttgaaaattaacaatgttgaaaaattaaaataaatcaaaagctttaattattttaaaaagtgtgttGAATGAAGAGTATAGGAGTAAACACATCAGGAGGGCGGAAAGAAGATGGGATgttcatttagttttctcttttcaggTCTGCAGGACAACCCTTGGGTGTGTGATTGTAGCTTGTATGAAATGGTCCAAATAATAAACTTCCCAACTCCAAATATGGCCTTCATTGATCCAAGACTGAAGTGTTTTAGTCCTTGGACCCTGGCTGGAGTTGTCTTCAGCCAACTGGAACTCAAGAAGTGCCAGCGTCCTGAGATTTACACTTCAGTGGCCAAGGTCAAGACCCTTCTGGGTAGCACTGTGTTCCTGCGCTGTGGGGCCACTGGGATACCCAGTCCAGAGCTCAGCTGGAGGAGAGCTGATGGGCATCGGCTCAATGGGACAGGTAAGTTACAATTGCCAGGTGACTCCATGTTCAGACCTCTCGCTTTGGCAAGTGATCAGTGCCAGGTTCAGGGGGATGAATTTTAATAAGGATCAAGTTTGCCAATTAGGGAAATATAATCTTGTGCTAGATGTACCCTTATGGAGCTGGGAAGGGGCTTGCCAGAAACCATATGGGCTTCATGAATTATGACCCAAATGTTGGGTCTGAGATGGTGACATCTGTTTAAGTATATATCTGAGCCAATGTAAATGGTGAGAATGACAAGAAAGGGGTgattttataataacaataattaaaaaataccCTTTTTATATTTGCATAGCTTGAGAGTTTACAACACATTGCACTCTTATTCAAGATAGATGGAGTGGGTAGTATTATTCTGaatttattgatgaggaaatggaggctcagagaGCTTAAATAACTTGGTCAGGGTCACCTGGAGAGTGAAGGGCAGAGCTGGGGCTAGCGACTCCTAttgctctttcctttctcccttccagctctgttaTACCTTAGGTAGGTACTGAGTGTTCTGTTTTTCATGTTCACTTTCTCAGGACACGTGATGTCACTGAGGGGTATCAGAGATGGATCTCACTAGCAATAATCCAGATTGCTCTTGAATTATTTCCCCTGCAGAGTGAGCAAAGATCAGAATGTCTTAATGTTCTGTGGACCTcctatatatgtttttctttctgcctcttttttttcaGTACATCAAGAAGCCTCCAGTGATGGTGTGAGCTGGTCTCTTCTGGGCTTGCCTGAAGTATCCTACCATGACTCTGGAGAGTATGTCTGCAAAGCCAAAAACTTTTTGGGGGCCACTGAAGCATTTGTCTCCCTCATCATCACTGAAGCCCAGACCACGGCTGAGCCCCAGGGGCCCACGACCAGGCGGTGGCCAGGGAAGGCTGAGGGAGCAGAAGCTGCGGCGTACAATGAGCTGGTGGCGAGGTACGCCTCTACTACCTCAGGTCTGTCTTCTGTGGTGGCCAGGCCCACACTCCCCAGCTATGAGAAGAATCCTGCTCTCCAACATTTCCACATGAATGCCCTGGGAGACCTCCCCATGGGGAGCCTGGAGGCTGAGCAGGCTGATCGGGCCAAAGACCTGCCATCGAGTCAGCTGGAACCAGACCAGATGGTGAGATCAGTTAAAGTGGTGGGGGACACTTACCACAGTGTAACCTTGGTGTGGAAAGCCCCCCAGGCTGCAAATACCACCGTGTTCAGTGTGCTCTATGCCATCTTTGGGGAGAAGGATATGAGGAGGGTCAATGTAGACCCCGGGAAAACCAAGATCACCATTGAGGGTCTTATGCCCAAAACCAAGTACATAGCTTGTGTCTGTGTGCGTGGCCTGGTCCCCAAGAAGGAGCAGTGTGTTATTTTCTCCACAAATGAGGTGGTTGATGCTGAAGGCACCCAGAGACTCATCAACATTGTGGTGATTAGCATAGCGGGGATCATTGCCGTGCCCCTGACTCTTCTTGTCTGTTGTGGATCCCTAAAGAGGCGTTACCAGAAGTTCCGGCTGAGGAAGAACGAGGAGACCCAGGGTTCCTATGTCACATTTGAGAGACTGGGTCCCGGCGAAGATGCTGTGGAGGACTCGGCAAGGGACAGCCCCGAGGAAGGAGACAGGCTGCTCTCGTCACGCTCTAGTGTGGATTCGCCTGCAGCATCCAAGGTAGAAGGCCCAGCCAATGAGTACTTCTGCTAGGAGAAGCTCCGGGGCTCCCTGGTGGCTTATACAAACACTCCTGTGCATACACTTGTGTTTACAGACTCACACCCAACTATTCGTCCTATCCAAATAAGCAGCACTTACACACCGTGGCATTTTCCTTTGCTTCCCGTGTCACCTTTACTTCTTGTGCTCACACACAAATTCCACTTGTTGTACTTactgagtattttttccttgcAGATCATCTTTTAAGTTCCAACAGATCCCAAGAGGTTTTGGTAAAGCTCATGAGAAACTAACTCTTGACTTGGAAAATATTAAGTCTAGAGAGGACCTTGGGAGGATATTAAGTCTACCCTCTGGCCTTATAACCGACTCACATTAAGTTTtagataaaaatttctttttttaaagaaaattccacaGTCTCCCTTGGTGGCCCTCTCCATTGTTTATAAGGGCATTTTCAGTGTAAACAAATGCTCTCTGATATCTAATCTGAATCCAACACGTGTGGCACTGTAAGcccatttcttcttgcatctgCCTTGAACACGGAGAACAGCTGATTGCAACTTTCAGTCTAATAACTTTTATATCTGCTGGCATGGGTGAGCCTGATGTCCGTTAGGTTAGCCACCCTCCAAGCTCAGCTGCAAGGCTCGTGGTTTCCATGTGACTTGGAGTGGTGGTTCACTGATGGCAAAGTAATTTATAAGCTCACCTCACACAGAAGTGACCTTGTCCTAGTTATACAGACTAATGTGCTGTGTGAGACATAAGCCCAGGGTAGAGCCTTTGAGCGACACCCAGAAAAATGATCAGACATCTGGGGAAACCAAAAAAGCCATTCTTTATTCTTAAGTGTCAAATAAAGCCACTTTATGCAGGGCATTGAACTTTCTGCTGAGGTTAATGATTCTTTATTTGAATAGTACTTTTCAATAAACAAGGGCTCCTTCATCAGCAttaaattctttgattttcataacacCCCTGAATATTTTTTAGCCAGAACAGGCATTCTTACTCCTCAGGGAAGTTAATTGACTTATTATTTGTCAATATGGCTAGGATTAAGCAGAGCTAAGACTGGGGCCCAGACGttcttgcactcatttctgcgCTCTTTCCTCAGTATTGTCATATATCTCTATCAAAGAATGACAAAGTAATAGCCAGTCAAATGGTTTGGGTGAGGTCAGGAAATATTCATGTGTGATGGTCAATCTAATGTGTTCTACACGGTCAGTTAGTCTCTTGATGTGCTTTTGGAAAGGAGGTTTATTTTAATGATTGAACATAGTGGTTGTTTAACTCCTAGCATTCACATTGATTGGTGTGAGTGTAGTGGGAAAGGAGGCTATGTGCTGGTTTGAGGCTGATTTcttgggaggaaaagagagagagagagagagagagagagagagagagagagagagagagagagacagacagacagacacagagagagagagacagacacagagagagagagacagacacagagagagagagacagagagaaagagagagaaagagagacagagagacagagagacagagatagagatagagagagagacagaaagagagagacagagatagagacagagagagagagacagagatagagacagagagatagagaaaaacaaagagaaggagagacagagatagagacagagagacagagatagatagatagatagagagacagagagactcagagagacagagaaagaccgagagagagagacagatagagagagagacagacagagagagacagagatagagacagagagacagagagaaggagagagagacagacagagagagagagagcaagagcgtGTTGTTTTTGATGAAGCCTTGGAGAGGACTTTAGGAAAAGGATTTCCCCAAGTGGTCTAAGAACAGTTGGGTTGTAGACAGGGGTAAAGAACTTGTCTGAGCTAATCCAatgcaataagtatttattaaatgtcagctatatgcaaagcactgtgctaaacacaggGATACAAAGATACCTCTTACCTTTGAGAAGATCAATTAGTGAATTTAGGGCTAAGGAGAATTGCATAAAAGGCAAAATGCTACTTGCCTTTTAGAATTAAACACAACATTTCTAGTTGAGCCTGAGAAACAGACATGAGGATGGGAATAATTTAGTCAGGAGAATTGAGACTGAGAATATGAAAGGGAATTATCTGGCAATGACATTACTAATTGTTCATATGAACTCACAGATCCTAGCCCTAGTGCCTGATattgaaaatttcaaatataatgaTATGGATGCAGAATGTGGCATCACTAATGGAAGCAACAAaatcttttcctggcatctttaaaaaattagagcaTTTCATATGTAATTGTGGAGATAGTATTAGCTTGGGAGGCAGGAGATCTGACATCTGGTCCCACCTTGGCCACTAATTCTGAGACCTCTGGTAGCTATTCAATCTCACTTTTACATTGATAGGATTAGATCCAGGAATTCTTACCTAAGGTCATGTGaagttgttaaattttttaaaaaataagtatatttcaatatgtttgattttctttgtagtcTTATGTATTTTGTCTtatgtacatttaaaaacattattctgaaaagttcATAGATTGCACCACATTGCCAAAGGACTCTTCCAAGCTAAGACCTCCTGGCTTTAGTTCATCTCTTAATGTTCTTTCTACATCTTTATACCTATACTTCTTTAGGTATAATTTAGATTGTGTCTTACTTAAAGAATCAACTAGTTCCTGAAAATTATTACAAGCTGATGATCCTAGAACTTTCAAGATACCCCTCAGGATTATCCTACATTAAATCTCCTTAGCTATTCTAGTGGCAAGGGTCTTTTGACAGATTATGGAGAATAAGAAAGTTGCTGCAtgaccagagaaagaaaaacattgccttgaatatcaaaaaaaaaaaaaaaaaaaaaaaagaaagaaagaaagagaatggagtCTGTATGCTAGTTAATGAGTTTATCTTTGATTCATGGCAAAATCTAGAATGTATCAGAGATGTTTAGTGatcactttgaaaaagaaaacagatcacaGAGAACCATCTTACTTTATTGAGAAAGATCATGTCATATTAATTTGATATACTTGGGATGGACTATTAGACTGGTAGATTAAGAAAATGCTGTAGATAGAATTTTTCTAGACTTTCTTCAAACTTTTAGTTgcctttttttcaattaataagtaattcattttcttttccatttcacactatgaaaaaagaaaaacaaaatcctggtTTACCTATTTTTTTAATCCAGGCACTTGAAAGATTCTCATGCTATTCTTGTAGACAAAACTGAGAGAAACAGCCTAGATAATAGTACAGCTAGGTGGATTTGGAACTGGTTTAGTGAACCTAAAGAgtgattattaatgatttgatgTCAACTTGGAAAGAGTTCTTTAATTGAGTTCTCTTGGAAGCTGTCTTTGACCCtgtgctaatatatatatatttagatatctaTATGTAAATTTTGAACAATCACTGTACAAAATTGGTCCTGTGCtaatatacacactatatatatgcataatatgttTATGTATTAATCTATTTCTATATCCACATTTTTATCCATATCTATATTTTACCAGTGACTTGGATAAAAATCTAGATAGCATATTTATCAGATTTATTATAGCCCAGCAATAGGACGAATAACCAGCATGTCAAATGACAGCACCAGGATTTTAAAAAAGCTCAACAATCTAGAATTTGAATTTAACAAGAtgtttttaatagggataaatgtaaagtcttacctGTGCCTTTTAAAAAGCAATCTTATACTTATGTGGGAAGTGTGACTAGATCTCAGGGCATTTGATAATGACTAAAATTGggattttagtggactgcaagctcaatATGAAACATCTTAGTCAAGGAATCCAAGGCGACTTTAGGGTGCAATAAGAGAGTCCTTGTTTTTCGAACTAgtgagaaaataatttccttttaccCTGCCCTGGCTGAATTGCACATAGAATATTTTGTTCAGtgtaggagagaaggaagaatccTCTTAGGATTGTTGAATACCTACAGGAATATAATCAAGATTCTTGACCATGGATTTATAGTAGGTGAAATTAGTTTGACTGAACCTTCTTCTaaaaattagatttctttttcttcatatgaCTTTCGGAAACCATTTTTCCCATATTacctcatcttttaaaatacatagagcGGGGGCAAATCCTAGAAAACTTTTCTTCTAGTCCTTTCACTTtcatttgaggaaaatgaagcttgAAGTTGTAAAGTCAATTGCTGAAGATTATACAGCAAAGTGATAGAGCCCGGACTAGATGAAAGCCAATCCCATGGTCTGTCTGCTATATCAGCCAGCTTCCTACCACTTGCCTCTTGTCTTTTCCCCATCACACAGAAGATCAAGAGAAACAATCATTGTACAAAATTGGAACCATCTACCAGCTGGGGCAGCAAAGTGGTGAAGTGGAGAGTGTccaccctggagtcaggaattcctgtctcagacactagtagggtgaccctgagcaagtcacttaaccctgtttgcctcagtttcctcatatataaaatgagctggaaaaggaaatggcgaattgctccagtatctttgccaaaaaatctcaaatgaggtcgGGTATGATTAAACAACAAGCACAACAACAACCTGCACTAATACCAATGTTGAGAAAGACCCACATTCAGTAGATTTGGTAAGAGACAAGCGGTATCTAGGGATGAAAGGAATCCCCATCTAatccatccctttcattttattgagGAGGATATTGAGagatagttaagtgatttgtccaggcttATCCCATAAGCAGAGAGGGGAATCTATGCCTCTAgggtcagtgctctttccactctaCCATATTGCTTCCCTTTGGTTTAATAATAAGCAAACAAAAGGCAACCTCAAGGGATAAAGATATATGAGGAGGGTTATACAAAGGCTTTAATCCCTACCAGTATCAGCATCTTTCCTAATATTTGTAGAGCCTTATATATCTCTCTAAGCACatctattaattctttttctaatgcCCAGTAATGGCTTTGCCAGAAATAATCTAGCTTCTGATGTTAGCTTTACCTGGGTTCATGTTTTTCATCTAGTAGTTTTTTTTGGCAATATAggttattcttttaaaatccaaCCTTCCCTATTTGATAAGGGATTTTCAGATTATGACAGCTTTTGCTCCAACTCTCCAGCCTTTATGGATGATTCTAGGAACTCTTCATTCAGAGAGTTTCATTTGGGCAAGTATGTAGTCAAGGGAAATTGTTTGGGTAATGGGCTGGAGATTTAGGACCAAGAGGAGTTGGCAATGGTGTTTGACTTTATTATTACTTTCCTGTTCACTTtagaaaggatttgaattttcTCAAGTCACACAGCAAGCAGCGAAGTGATTCAGTGGAGAGAATTGGAGCTATAGTCAAAAAACTTGAcccctgcctcagacatttacttactatgtgatccttGGTAAATCCTTTaaccactatttgcctcagtttcttcacctctaaaatggggatgataataatggCACAaatttcataggattgttgtgaggatcaaatgtggtAATATATACAGTAAACCTTATCTTCATGAATGCTAATTATTTGGAGGCAGTATTCTTGGCATGTTTCTGTTAGCATGCCTTCTTAACATTCAGATTCAGAAATAATGGTAATACAATGGGATCCCTTAGGAGAATCAtttattgacatttatttttaaggagaatTTTTATAATAGACTCCATAGGCAGATAGATCTTTGAAGCATAGTATATGAATTTTCCCTTTGTGAATTTTCTCTGGCTTCTTAATACATATAAGCATTCCTATCCTTTCTCAAAATAAGCTGGGGAGCAACCTGCAAATCTAGGATATCCATATGAGTTGTCCATCTCAGTGCTATTATTTGAcattacatttttatatcattttaggGTTCTCAAGTGTGTTCTCTCCTTTGATCTTTCTGGTAATGCTCAGACACTATTATCTGAAGTAACATGGTGTAGTGTGGAGTACATTGAATATTCAGTCAGAGAATCTACATTCAAATCCTCACTCGCTACTTATTATTATGATTTACTGTTTATGTGACTTTGGCAAGCCTATCTCCTTTGGGGagctcatttttcctttctggcAACATAGAGGCAACATGTCTAGCTAATTTGTATGGTTTCTTCCAACTTTAACTCTATGATGTCATGATTTCTACTTGACTGACAAGAAAACAAAGACATTGAAAAGTTGTATTTTACTCAAGTTTACCCAGCTGGTTCCTGATGGTCTGGTAACTTGAAACCAGGTGGTTCTTCCCTATGCTGTGTCTCTCTAGCAATTCTATGGCCAGGGCAGTAGTTCCCAACTCTGGCCCAGACATCCATCTTTTGTGGACTGCATTTGCTCCCTTGGTACCAGCTATTGTGCTATGGAAAGGATAGCTCAGCCTTCAGCATTTCTTGCCCTGCAGACATCGTGGGTAAAAATCTGGGTGGCAGGAGTAGCCACAGGTGATGTTCTTTTCTCATAAAATATCCTTGGCCACTTTCCAAATCCCCTCTGTCAGCACCTCATCCTAGAGTTCCCCTTCACTGTATCCAGGTTCTTAGCTTGGTCTTACATAGCAATACCTTGCAGGACATGCTGAAGATTCAGGAGTTTCGACCAGAAGACAGGTTAGTAGTAAATGACCAGAAGCATCATGATCAGCCGACTCTCACTATGATCAAGGGCTTCCTGGAAGTCAAGCCTTGTGGTCTCATCTCCCTCTGCATCAGTGGTTTTCTACTCATGATCTT
Proteins encoded:
- the LRIT1 gene encoding leucine-rich repeat, immunoglobulin-like domain and transmembrane domain-containing protein 1 → MWVAMGVLWCLALRELPQALGSCPSQCTCSLHSLSDGTKNRVVICNDPEMTLPPMMIPSDTSKLRIEKTAIRRVPGDTLQQLTHLEYLWLPYNSLTSVSSIMLRGLRSLRELRLPGNHLVSFPWGALGDTPQLCLLDLHGNRLSAVSAEAARYVRNLTFLDLSSNQLMRLPQQLLTSWSHLQAGPFSSSDNSKIILGLQDNPWVCDCSLYEMVQIINFPTPNMAFIDPRLKCFSPWTLAGVVFSQLELKKCQRPEIYTSVAKVKTLLGSTVFLRCGATGIPSPELSWRRADGHRLNGTVHQEASSDGVSWSLLGLPEVSYHDSGEYVCKAKNFLGATEAFVSLIITEAQTTAEPQGPTTRRWPGKAEGAEAAAYNELVARYASTTSGLSSVVARPTLPSYEKNPALQHFHMNALGDLPMGSLEAEQADRAKDLPSSQLEPDQMVRSVKVVGDTYHSVTLVWKAPQAANTTVFSVLYAIFGEKDMRRVNVDPGKTKITIEGLMPKTKYIACVCVRGLVPKKEQCVIFSTNEVVDAEGTQRLINIVVISIAGIIAVPLTLLVCCGSLKRRYQKFRLRKNEETQGSYVTFERLGPGEDAVEDSARDSPEEGDRLLSSRSSVDSPAASKVEGPANEYFC